The following are encoded in a window of Telmatobacter sp. DSM 110680 genomic DNA:
- a CDS encoding nitroreductase family protein, with protein sequence MPLTASEVHQMKYAQPSTEGVLPVILERWSPRAFADRDVSPADLKVIFEAARWAPSSFNEQPWRFIIGHRNSETYKKIADALVPFNNAWATTAPVLILSVAKTRFSHNDSPNNYALHDLGAADGFITLQAASMGIATHQMAGFDQAKAREAFAIPEVYAIGSVMAMGYQGEPSILGEHYQGQEQSPRGRKPLSEIVLSGWDHAADLG encoded by the coding sequence ATGCCGCTAACCGCCAGTGAAGTTCACCAGATGAAATATGCGCAACCCTCGACCGAGGGCGTTCTGCCCGTCATTTTAGAGCGCTGGAGTCCGCGCGCATTTGCCGATCGGGATGTTAGTCCGGCGGATTTGAAGGTGATCTTTGAAGCTGCCCGATGGGCGCCTTCCTCGTTCAATGAGCAGCCTTGGCGCTTCATCATTGGCCATCGTAACTCTGAGACTTATAAGAAGATCGCCGATGCGCTGGTTCCTTTCAATAACGCCTGGGCGACGACGGCTCCAGTGCTGATCCTGAGCGTTGCCAAGACGCGGTTCAGTCACAATGACTCGCCCAATAATTACGCGTTGCACGACCTCGGGGCTGCGGATGGATTTATCACCCTGCAAGCTGCTTCCATGGGGATTGCCACGCACCAGATGGCTGGTTTTGACCAGGCGAAGGCCCGCGAAGCCTTTGCAATTCCAGAGGTTTACGCGATCGGGTCGGTAATGGCGATGGGATACCAGGGCGAACCTTCCATTCTTGGCGAACATTACCAGGGACAGGAGCAGTCGCCCCGCGGTCGTAAACCACTGAGCGAGATTGTTTTGTCCGGATGGGATCACGCTGCGGATCTGGGCTGA
- a CDS encoding TonB-dependent receptor, producing the protein MTSFKLRGRSALFAVLLALLSISHAAQAQSAVDGAVGGNVLDSTGAVVANAAVTVRNIDTNAQQQAVTDGSGYFRVIHLQPGVYEVTITASGFDTYDAKSVTVQVGSLTDVDARLKVGSSAQTVEVTSEAPLVNTATPDFAGVVDQISLHNLPENNYRWSAFALLTPGVVNDSNGFGLLSFRGQSTLLNNVTIDGTDDNQAYFSEERGRTRAGYSTIKAAVQEFQVNTSNYSVEYGRSAGGIVNSVTKSGSNALHGEGYYYDRDSAWAAQNTYVTHPVQVSTNPISYAVQSFKPTDLRRQFGFGVGGPILRDKLFFFLAADRFYHDFPAASTITGTSANANFYTAPDADISTTSKTCGGTGSAAPSYPDAQVCQFAANTGLAYTAAAPLYSSYINSLTSVLGTVPRIGKQVIYFPKVDWQINQKNHASVEANQMRWTSPAGIQTAPAVAYGTASFGNDYVRDNWIVGKLDSFLSTHWSNEARFMYGRDFEFEFNQKPTAYEQSNLINTPAGYVNPLGLPPNVFLSGFFQFGTPQFLNRAALPDERRWQLADTLVWVHGNHNIKFGEDYLHTDDRISNLYNQYGGYSYTGNTPLGNYVSDLYLSQNPVTGKVAENYNSYSQGVGAAGLDFTTGDYALFVQDEWKVNPRLSLTLGVRWEYEKFPSQQLPNSLLPQTNTLHDNKNNIGPRVGFAYDVYGGGKTILRGGYGEFFARAINSTLYQALIGTGVSAGQVNPTINPGTPCAPKFPQIDASSCLQGSSGNATAYYIDPNFKVPEIHQADLTLEQQLSKNDVFSISWLGSWGRRLPDFVDTNLPAPTPTTFTVTGAGPLPVGTTIDANVYFYDTANANHRPNPNFSSITDIFSGVTSNYQALVGQFKHQMSYHVSFGSNFTWSHALDYGENNTTGASATALLDPNNIKLEYGNSNQNVPYRLLIYTVTDSPWHVHGPLGYLLNDFELAPTFQTQSGLPYSVGISGSSAKLYPGGSTTQQSIINTSSFNGSGGTNRVPGLNRNELQYPKTWGVDMRASKRFVVREHYNLEFLAEAFNLTNHQNVTGLGTNAYSISENTATHTNNLVQYTSTQFQSVTSTGNSNFAYNVRQLQMAVRLNF; encoded by the coding sequence ATGACCAGTTTCAAGTTGAGGGGACGCTCTGCGCTTTTTGCTGTCCTGCTTGCTCTACTCTCTATCTCGCACGCCGCCCAGGCCCAGTCCGCAGTCGACGGCGCCGTTGGCGGCAACGTTCTCGATAGCACCGGAGCAGTTGTCGCCAACGCCGCCGTCACTGTCCGCAACATCGACACCAACGCCCAGCAACAAGCGGTCACCGACGGTTCCGGCTACTTCCGTGTCATTCACCTGCAGCCGGGTGTCTATGAAGTCACCATCACTGCTTCGGGATTCGACACGTACGATGCAAAGAGCGTCACAGTGCAGGTTGGATCGCTCACCGACGTCGATGCGCGCCTCAAAGTCGGCAGTTCTGCTCAGACCGTAGAAGTGACGAGCGAAGCCCCGCTCGTGAATACCGCAACACCCGACTTTGCTGGCGTCGTTGACCAGATATCGCTGCATAATCTGCCGGAAAACAACTACCGCTGGTCGGCCTTCGCGTTGCTGACTCCTGGCGTCGTGAATGACAGCAACGGCTTCGGCTTGCTCAGCTTCCGCGGCCAGAGCACCTTGCTCAACAACGTCACCATCGACGGAACCGACGACAACCAGGCCTACTTCTCTGAAGAGCGAGGGCGTACGCGCGCCGGCTACTCCACCATCAAGGCTGCCGTGCAGGAGTTCCAGGTAAACACCTCGAACTACTCGGTCGAGTACGGCCGGTCCGCTGGCGGCATCGTCAACTCCGTCACCAAGAGCGGTTCCAACGCACTTCACGGCGAAGGCTACTACTACGATCGCGACAGCGCGTGGGCAGCGCAGAACACCTACGTGACGCATCCCGTTCAGGTCTCGACCAATCCCATCAGCTATGCCGTGCAATCGTTCAAGCCCACCGATCTCCGTCGCCAGTTCGGCTTCGGCGTCGGCGGTCCGATCCTGCGCGACAAGCTCTTTTTCTTCCTCGCCGCGGACCGCTTCTACCACGACTTCCCCGCGGCTTCCACCATCACCGGCACCAGCGCCAACGCAAACTTCTACACCGCACCCGATGCCGATATCTCCACCACAAGCAAGACCTGCGGTGGCACAGGATCTGCGGCTCCCAGTTATCCCGACGCGCAGGTCTGCCAGTTCGCTGCGAACACCGGCCTGGCCTACACCGCGGCAGCTCCGCTCTATTCGAGCTATATCAACAGCCTCACCTCCGTGCTGGGAACCGTTCCCCGCATCGGCAAGCAGGTCATCTACTTCCCCAAGGTCGACTGGCAGATCAACCAGAAAAACCACGCCTCCGTTGAAGCCAATCAGATGCGCTGGACATCTCCCGCAGGCATCCAGACTGCACCCGCGGTCGCATACGGCACAGCCAGCTTCGGCAACGACTACGTCCGCGACAACTGGATCGTCGGCAAACTCGACAGCTTCCTCAGCACCCACTGGAGCAATGAAGCCCGCTTCATGTATGGCCGCGACTTCGAGTTTGAATTCAACCAGAAGCCGACCGCCTACGAACAATCGAATCTCATCAACACGCCGGCAGGTTATGTAAATCCTCTCGGACTGCCCCCCAACGTCTTTCTGAGCGGATTTTTCCAGTTCGGCACACCGCAGTTCCTGAATCGCGCCGCACTTCCCGACGAACGCCGCTGGCAGCTCGCCGATACCCTGGTTTGGGTGCACGGAAACCACAACATCAAGTTCGGCGAAGACTATCTCCACACCGACGACCGCATTTCAAACCTCTACAACCAGTACGGCGGTTACAGCTACACCGGAAACACCCCGCTCGGCAACTACGTCTCCGACCTTTATCTCTCCCAGAATCCCGTCACCGGCAAGGTCGCGGAAAACTACAACTCCTACAGCCAGGGCGTTGGAGCTGCAGGACTCGACTTCACCACTGGCGACTATGCTCTGTTTGTCCAGGACGAGTGGAAGGTAAACCCGCGTCTGAGTCTGACCCTGGGCGTCCGCTGGGAATATGAAAAATTCCCGTCACAGCAGTTGCCCAACTCCCTGTTGCCGCAGACCAACACCCTGCACGACAACAAGAACAACATCGGCCCCCGCGTCGGCTTCGCATATGACGTCTATGGCGGCGGAAAAACGATTCTTCGCGGCGGCTACGGCGAATTCTTCGCACGCGCCATCAATTCCACTCTCTACCAGGCTCTGATCGGCACCGGAGTCTCCGCTGGCCAGGTGAACCCCACCATCAACCCCGGAACCCCTTGTGCACCGAAGTTTCCCCAGATCGATGCATCGAGTTGCCTGCAGGGTTCCAGCGGCAACGCAACTGCCTATTACATCGATCCAAACTTCAAGGTTCCTGAGATTCATCAGGCCGACCTGACGCTGGAGCAACAACTAAGCAAGAACGACGTCTTTAGCATCTCGTGGCTTGGATCATGGGGCCGCCGTCTGCCTGACTTCGTCGACACCAATCTTCCAGCGCCGACGCCGACGACCTTCACCGTCACGGGTGCTGGACCTCTCCCCGTTGGAACCACAATCGACGCCAACGTCTACTTCTACGACACCGCCAACGCAAATCATCGCCCCAATCCCAACTTCAGCTCCATCACCGACATCTTCAGCGGCGTAACTTCGAACTACCAGGCACTGGTCGGTCAGTTCAAGCACCAGATGTCCTACCATGTTTCGTTCGGCTCCAACTTCACCTGGTCGCATGCACTCGACTACGGCGAAAACAACACCACGGGCGCATCGGCTACCGCGCTGCTCGATCCCAATAACATCAAGCTCGAATATGGCAATTCGAATCAGAACGTGCCCTATCGCTTGCTGATCTACACCGTCACGGATTCACCATGGCATGTTCACGGACCGCTCGGCTACCTGCTGAATGACTTCGAACTCGCTCCCACCTTTCAGACGCAGAGCGGATTGCCCTATTCGGTCGGCATCAGCGGATCCTCGGCCAAACTCTATCCCGGCGGATCAACCACCCAGCAGTCGATCATCAACACCAGTTCCTTCAACGGATCTGGCGGCACCAACCGCGTTCCGGGCCTCAACCGCAACGAACTCCAGTATCCAAAGACCTGGGGTGTCGATATGCGCGCCTCCAAAAGATTCGTCGTGCGCGAACACTACAACCTCGAATTCCTTGCGGAAGCCTTCAACCTCACCAATCATCAGAACGTAACGGGACTGGGTACAAACGCCTACTCCATCTCTGAGAACACGGCAACCCACACCAACAACCTGGTACAGTACACGTCCACCCAGTTCCAATCCGTCACCAGCACCGGCAACAGCAACTTCGCCTATAACGTGCGCCAGTTGCAGATGGCCGTCCGTCTGAACTTCTGA
- a CDS encoding lipocalin-like domain-containing protein yields the protein MKTLTYGVIVLVAVFTTLVQAQSAKGQATDRERLIGAWHLAHIDSPGPDGKSANIVQPQGMLIYTRDGHMSVQLMYPKSANAQNNEYVQDGYEASFGTYDVDEAAHTLIHHVQGSITRDQLVGKDLPRVYQLTADGHLIIKSARPEEHWSVTWEHY from the coding sequence ATGAAGACTCTGACTTATGGCGTCATCGTTCTGGTCGCAGTGTTCACCACCCTGGTGCAAGCTCAATCGGCAAAGGGCCAAGCCACTGACCGCGAAAGACTCATCGGCGCGTGGCATCTCGCGCACATCGATTCACCCGGGCCGGATGGTAAGTCCGCCAACATCGTTCAACCGCAGGGAATGCTGATCTACACACGCGATGGCCACATGTCCGTGCAGCTGATGTACCCGAAGTCGGCGAATGCTCAGAACAACGAGTATGTCCAGGATGGCTACGAGGCCTCGTTCGGCACCTACGATGTTGATGAGGCTGCGCATACGCTGATCCATCACGTCCAGGGTTCGATTACCCGCGATCAACTCGTCGGCAAAGATCTTCCACGTGTTTACCAGCTCACTGCAGACGGTCATCTGATCATCAAGTCCGCTCGACCTGAGGAACACTGGTCCGTCACTTGGGAGCACTACTGA
- the glgC gene encoding glucose-1-phosphate adenylyltransferase produces MRQAHTDMKDTLGVLLAGGAGERLFPLTRDRAKPAVPFGGHYRIIDITLSNCINSGLRRVFILTQYKALSLNRHIREGWTGIVAQELGEFFELLPPMQRTGTNWYMGTADAVYQNIYSIGSEQPKHMIILSGDHIYKMDYSRMLEYHRETHADVTLATLPISPDEVARFGVVDVGKNGELQGFLEKPTTTTFRSPFNPDKVEASMGIYIFNTEVLLKALIADAEDPNSKHDFGHNILPNMLGKKKMMAYSFVDENKQTALYWRDVGTLDSYYEANMDLCSVSPVFNLYDKNWPMRTRVRQYPPAKFVFGEPGRTGMAVNSVITAGVIISGASVSNSVLSQDVRVNSYSEVDSSIIFSHVQIGRHCRIRRAIIDRDVHIPEGTVIGYDPVEDKRRYFVTPSGLTIVTRDASLFENPVEPEFGDRY; encoded by the coding sequence ATAAGGCAGGCTCATACGGACATGAAAGACACATTGGGTGTTTTGCTTGCGGGCGGAGCCGGAGAAAGGCTCTTTCCGCTTACCCGCGACCGCGCCAAACCGGCTGTTCCTTTCGGCGGCCATTACCGGATCATCGACATCACACTGTCGAACTGCATCAATTCCGGCCTGCGTCGAGTGTTCATTCTTACTCAGTACAAAGCTCTCTCGCTGAATCGTCATATCCGCGAAGGCTGGACCGGCATTGTGGCGCAGGAACTTGGCGAGTTCTTTGAACTTTTGCCGCCCATGCAGCGCACCGGCACCAACTGGTACATGGGAACGGCGGATGCCGTGTATCAGAATATTTATTCCATCGGCAGCGAACAGCCTAAACACATGATCATCCTGAGCGGCGACCACATCTACAAGATGGATTACAGCCGCATGCTGGAATATCACCGGGAAACGCACGCCGATGTGACCCTCGCGACGCTCCCGATCTCTCCTGATGAGGTCGCGCGCTTTGGTGTGGTCGACGTGGGCAAGAATGGCGAGTTGCAGGGCTTCCTTGAAAAACCGACGACGACCACATTCAGATCGCCCTTCAATCCCGACAAAGTTGAAGCCTCGATGGGCATCTACATCTTCAATACGGAAGTTCTGCTGAAGGCGCTGATTGCCGATGCCGAGGATCCCAACTCGAAGCACGACTTTGGCCACAACATCCTGCCTAATATGCTGGGCAAGAAAAAGATGATGGCCTACAGCTTCGTCGATGAAAACAAGCAGACGGCGCTCTATTGGCGCGACGTGGGCACGCTGGATTCTTATTACGAAGCCAATATGGATTTGTGTTCGGTGTCGCCGGTGTTCAACTTGTACGACAAGAACTGGCCGATGCGCACGCGTGTCCGGCAATATCCGCCGGCGAAGTTTGTGTTTGGAGAGCCGGGTAGAACGGGCATGGCGGTGAACTCGGTGATCACGGCCGGCGTCATTATTTCGGGCGCTTCGGTTTCAAATTCAGTGCTGTCGCAGGATGTGCGCGTCAACTCCTACTCAGAAGTTGACTCGAGCATCATTTTCTCGCATGTGCAGATCGGTAGGCATTGCCGCATCAGACGCGCGATCATCGATCGCGACGTGCACATTCCGGAGGGAACGGTTATCGGCTACGATCCGGTGGAAGATAAGCGACGTTATTTCGTTACGCCTTCGGGCTTGACGATTGTGACCCGCGACGCATCGCTGTTTGAGAACCCCGTCGAGCCGGAGTTTGGTGATCGATATTGA
- a CDS encoding YdcF family protein, translated as MGGSRWLVRTMLVGFVLAVMLVGWAVIARRVAPTANTSSDHFDAILVLGTPADADGNPTPEQLARVTEAVREYERGIAPRLLFTGGPAHNHYVEADVMASSAAAQGIPPSAIFVETKATDTIQNACYSARIMQTHGWHSAEIVSSDYHLARAALIFSHTSLDWRMHAAPPMQPGETQSNSIAEILKTMRYLLYANWAERCEP; from the coding sequence ATGGGCGGCAGCCGTTGGCTTGTGCGGACAATGCTGGTTGGATTTGTCCTTGCCGTAATGCTGGTTGGCTGGGCCGTGATTGCGCGTCGAGTTGCCCCGACTGCGAACACCAGCAGCGATCACTTCGACGCCATTCTGGTGCTTGGCACCCCAGCAGATGCCGACGGCAACCCGACACCGGAGCAGCTTGCGCGCGTGACGGAGGCGGTACGGGAGTACGAGCGCGGAATCGCTCCGCGCCTGCTTTTCACGGGCGGCCCGGCGCACAACCATTACGTGGAGGCGGATGTGATGGCCAGCTCTGCCGCTGCGCAGGGCATTCCTCCCTCGGCCATCTTTGTGGAGACGAAGGCAACCGACACGATTCAGAATGCCTGCTACTCGGCGCGGATCATGCAGACGCACGGATGGCATTCGGCGGAGATTGTTTCAAGCGATTACCATCTTGCGCGTGCGGCACTGATCTTTAGCCACACATCGTTGGATTGGCGGATGCATGCCGCGCCGCCCATGCAGCCAGGCGAAACGCAATCCAATTCAATCGCCGAAATCCTGAAGACGATGCGCTACCTGCTGTATGCCAACTGGGCTGAGCGGTGCGAGCCTTAG
- a CDS encoding DUF2255 family protein gives MSTWPKDELSKIAESDDLHIAPFREDGITYGTPTWIWSVVVDNALYVRGYNGPKSRWYKAAIQQKAGRIIAAGMTKEVSFEKVEGTINDRIDDAYRTKYKQSPYLAPMISAQARSATVRIAPRDGKKLEQR, from the coding sequence TTGTCAACATGGCCAAAAGACGAGCTAAGCAAGATCGCCGAGTCCGATGACTTGCACATCGCGCCGTTTCGCGAAGATGGAATTACCTACGGAACACCAACGTGGATCTGGTCTGTAGTCGTCGACAACGCCCTCTACGTGCGTGGATACAACGGACCAAAGTCTCGCTGGTACAAGGCCGCGATACAACAAAAAGCAGGACGCATCATCGCTGCCGGCATGACTAAAGAAGTTTCGTTCGAGAAAGTAGAAGGAACAATCAACGATCGCATCGACGATGCCTACCGCACGAAATACAAGCAGAGTCCGTATCTCGCTCCGATGATCAGCGCGCAGGCACGCTCCGCCACCGTTCGAATCGCGCCGCGCGACGGCAAAAAACTCGAGCAACGATGA
- a CDS encoding SDR family oxidoreductase, whose translation MNITFENKVALVTGAGSGLGLATAKAFAESGASVVLADWNEKAARSAADELAASGHKTLAVVCDVSDDAQVEAMVQQTVEKFGRLDAAYNNAGVQNVLAETADTTREDYDKVMGINLRGVWSCMKFELQQMRKQGSGAIVNCSSLGGLVGGAERGIYHAAKHGVIGFTKSAALEYAARGIRVNAICPGLIWTPMADQMVAAGQGDALDAMVKSVPMARYGRPSEIADVVLWLCSSASSYITGQSISVDGGFIMR comes from the coding sequence GTGAATATTACTTTCGAAAACAAAGTTGCCCTCGTTACCGGCGCCGGCTCCGGACTGGGCCTCGCGACCGCCAAGGCGTTTGCAGAATCCGGTGCATCGGTAGTCCTCGCCGATTGGAACGAGAAAGCTGCGCGTTCTGCCGCAGATGAACTCGCAGCCAGTGGTCACAAGACCCTTGCCGTGGTCTGCGACGTCTCTGACGATGCCCAGGTTGAAGCGATGGTTCAACAGACCGTGGAAAAATTCGGCCGCCTCGACGCAGCCTACAACAATGCCGGCGTTCAAAACGTTCTCGCGGAAACTGCCGACACCACGCGGGAAGACTATGACAAGGTGATGGGCATCAACCTTCGCGGCGTCTGGAGTTGCATGAAGTTCGAGTTGCAACAGATGCGCAAACAAGGCAGCGGCGCCATCGTCAATTGCTCTTCCCTCGGCGGCCTTGTCGGGGGTGCTGAGCGAGGAATCTACCACGCAGCCAAACATGGCGTCATCGGATTCACAAAGAGCGCTGCACTGGAATACGCTGCTCGTGGCATTCGTGTCAACGCCATTTGCCCTGGACTCATCTGGACACCCATGGCCGACCAAATGGTTGCTGCAGGTCAGGGCGATGCCCTCGATGCCATGGTGAAGAGCGTGCCTATGGCCCGCTACGGCCGCCCCTCAGAAATCGCCGACGTAGTTCTGTGGCTTTGCAGTTCCGCATCAAGCTATATAACCGGTCAGTCCATTTCGGTGGATGGCGGATTCATCATGCGCTAA
- a CDS encoding PP2C family protein-serine/threonine phosphatase, translated as MRHACFLVALGLIPLAAAPLSRAQAIVTHSANGPASLDGPWLLYEGDPPGGEFASADTRPGQNFTLGTTERVSPQGSKVVWLRTTVTPDEQVSNPALLVNPNAEECQVFVNQQKAADCSNWPRTTDAARRWLLIHLPAGQAKVALRIVGIDGGAARLPRAGEVLFGSAPVLKDIRTATDATHFYRYLPQALLCAGELLGGVILLLVFRNDPHGRAYLWFAAFLFLDGTMSLESVFSWVYPLLPLTFAPLTDALGMIGRYAPLVGFIAAFTGVRLNRWMRGYQVLLLAIPVLFGLPFLSLQFTWLPRLSDTAFHLILLVVQVPFVVGSLGFLGWKWKRGNAEAGLLLPSFLLASIIEVLGITVPWFRAFHVRRFRFDFDDLSMFFFLVSIGPVLLSRHRRITLEHERATAELDAAREIQQRLVPKTIPALIGCCIEAAYLPAEEVGGDFYQILSRPDGSLVIAVGDVSGKGLKAAMTGVLAIGALRTLAFEGLGPAAILMRLNAELVRASNGGFVTCFCGVLDSCGTLRYANAGHLAPFRNGREIDVAGTLPLGIVLDAAYEESTLALDPGDRLTLLSDGVVEAQNADGELFGFERTRQISAQAAQSIAEQAQRFGQTDDITVLTLNRLAIA; from the coding sequence TTGCGCCATGCCTGTTTCCTTGTAGCATTGGGCCTGATCCCGCTCGCCGCTGCGCCTCTCAGTCGCGCCCAGGCGATCGTTACGCACAGCGCCAATGGACCGGCAAGTCTCGACGGTCCGTGGCTTCTCTACGAAGGCGATCCTCCCGGCGGCGAATTCGCTTCTGCAGATACGCGCCCTGGCCAAAATTTCACCCTCGGCACTACAGAGCGTGTCTCACCCCAGGGATCGAAAGTCGTTTGGCTCCGCACCACCGTGACGCCGGACGAACAGGTCTCTAACCCCGCACTGCTCGTGAATCCCAACGCTGAGGAGTGCCAGGTGTTTGTGAACCAGCAGAAAGCCGCTGACTGCAGCAACTGGCCCCGCACAACAGATGCTGCACGCCGTTGGCTGCTGATCCACCTGCCCGCTGGTCAAGCCAAGGTTGCGCTTCGCATTGTTGGAATCGACGGCGGAGCTGCAAGACTCCCGCGCGCCGGTGAGGTGCTTTTCGGCAGCGCGCCGGTTCTCAAAGATATACGCACGGCCACAGACGCGACCCACTTTTATCGCTACCTGCCACAAGCGCTACTCTGCGCGGGCGAGCTGCTCGGTGGAGTGATCCTGCTGCTGGTCTTTCGCAACGACCCTCACGGACGAGCTTACCTATGGTTCGCAGCTTTTCTTTTTCTTGATGGGACGATGTCGCTGGAATCGGTCTTTAGCTGGGTGTACCCGCTGCTTCCACTCACGTTCGCACCTCTCACGGACGCTCTTGGGATGATCGGGCGCTATGCGCCGTTGGTTGGCTTCATCGCGGCCTTTACCGGCGTTCGTCTCAACCGTTGGATGCGGGGTTATCAGGTCCTGCTTTTAGCCATTCCGGTGCTGTTTGGCCTTCCTTTCTTGAGCCTGCAATTCACGTGGCTGCCTCGATTGTCCGATACGGCATTCCATCTGATCCTGCTCGTCGTTCAAGTTCCTTTTGTCGTCGGCTCGCTGGGTTTTCTAGGGTGGAAATGGAAACGGGGAAATGCCGAGGCTGGTCTGCTACTGCCCTCATTTCTTCTGGCAAGTATCATCGAAGTACTTGGAATCACCGTACCCTGGTTCAGGGCTTTCCATGTCAGACGCTTTCGCTTTGATTTCGACGATCTGTCGATGTTCTTCTTCCTGGTTTCCATCGGTCCGGTCCTGTTGTCCCGCCATCGGCGCATCACTCTCGAGCACGAACGGGCAACCGCCGAACTCGACGCCGCGCGGGAGATTCAGCAGCGACTGGTGCCAAAAACGATCCCTGCTCTTATCGGTTGTTGCATTGAAGCCGCCTATCTGCCCGCGGAGGAAGTTGGCGGGGACTTCTATCAGATCCTTTCGCGTCCGGACGGCAGTCTTGTGATTGCGGTCGGCGATGTTAGTGGCAAGGGCCTGAAAGCCGCTATGACCGGCGTCCTCGCAATCGGCGCTCTGCGCACCCTTGCTTTTGAAGGCTTGGGGCCCGCTGCGATCCTGATGCGCCTGAACGCCGAGCTCGTACGCGCCAGCAATGGGGGCTTCGTCACCTGCTTTTGCGGAGTGCTCGATTCCTGCGGCACCTTGCGCTATGCCAATGCCGGGCACCTTGCCCCTTTCCGCAACGGCCGGGAGATCGACGTTGCCGGAACTTTGCCTCTCGGAATCGTTCTAGACGCGGCATACGAAGAAAGCACGCTTGCGCTGGACCCCGGCGATCGCCTCACCCTGCTCTCCGATGGCGTCGTTGAAGCCCAGAACGCCGATGGCGAGCTCTTCGGGTTTGAACGTACTCGTCAAATCAGCGCCCAGGCAGCTCAGAGCATCGCCGAGCAAGCGCAACGCTTCGGTCAAACTGACGACATAACCGTCCTCACCCTCAATCGTCTCGCTATCGCTTGA
- a CDS encoding cupin domain-containing protein, giving the protein MDIKRAGSQPSGKGPSDWFTGTVRVDPLFTAPEPARVVGAHVTFEPGARTAWHTHPLGQTLIVTSGCGRVQHWGGPIEEIRPGDVIWFAPGEKHWHGAAPTTAMTHIAIQEKLDGKTVEWMEKVSDEQYQK; this is encoded by the coding sequence ATGGACATCAAAAGAGCAGGCTCTCAACCTTCAGGAAAAGGACCATCAGACTGGTTCACCGGCACGGTGCGTGTCGATCCGCTGTTTACTGCACCCGAGCCGGCACGCGTCGTTGGTGCTCACGTTACCTTTGAACCCGGAGCGCGCACGGCATGGCACACTCATCCGCTCGGTCAGACACTCATCGTCACTTCCGGCTGCGGACGAGTGCAGCACTGGGGCGGCCCGATCGAGGAGATTCGTCCAGGAGATGTCATCTGGTTCGCGCCCGGAGAAAAACACTGGCATGGTGCCGCACCAACAACGGCCATGACCCACATCGCGATCCAGGAAAAACTCGACGGCAAAACTGTGGAGTGGATGGAGAAGGTAAGCGACGAGCAATATCAAAAATAA
- a CDS encoding aldo/keto reductase, with amino-acid sequence MQMRKLGKSNLEVSAIGLGCMRMSAGHGPVSGSKQDMIAVMRGAVDRGINFFDTAQVYGPFVNEEVVGEALAPVRDKVIIATKFGFRFDSDKDPHPMGLSSRPEYIKQSVEGSLKRLRTESIDLLYQHRVDPDVPIEEVAGAVKDLIQQGKVKHFGLSEAGAQTIRRAHAVHPVTALQSEYSLWWKRPEEEVLPTLEELGIGFVPFSPLGRGFLTGTITENTQFDKEDNRGSFPRFTPEARKANRALVDLLQDFAARKHATASQLALAWLLAQKPWIVPIPGTTKLERVEENIGATNLDLTPDDLRELDSATAKIPVQGDRYPEEVERMTNR; translated from the coding sequence ATGCAGATGCGCAAGCTAGGAAAGAGCAACCTTGAAGTCTCGGCCATCGGATTAGGCTGCATGCGTATGAGCGCTGGTCACGGTCCCGTTTCAGGCAGCAAGCAGGACATGATCGCAGTCATGCGCGGAGCCGTCGATCGCGGCATCAACTTCTTCGACACCGCCCAGGTGTATGGTCCCTTCGTGAACGAAGAGGTTGTCGGCGAGGCTCTCGCCCCCGTGCGCGACAAAGTCATCATTGCAACGAAATTTGGCTTCCGGTTTGATTCCGATAAAGATCCTCATCCAATGGGCCTGAGCAGCCGGCCAGAATACATCAAGCAGTCCGTCGAAGGCTCGCTCAAAAGACTTCGCACCGAGTCTATCGACCTTCTATATCAGCATCGCGTCGATCCCGATGTGCCGATCGAGGAAGTCGCAGGCGCGGTGAAGGACCTCATTCAACAAGGCAAAGTCAAACACTTCGGCTTGTCCGAAGCAGGTGCACAAACAATTCGCCGCGCCCACGCCGTCCACCCTGTCACTGCGCTTCAGAGCGAATATTCGCTATGGTGGAAGCGACCTGAAGAAGAAGTCTTACCGACCCTCGAGGAACTTGGTATCGGCTTCGTTCCGTTCAGTCCGCTCGGCCGTGGATTTCTTACGGGAACAATTACCGAAAACACCCAGTTCGACAAAGAAGATAATCGCGGAAGCTTCCCTCGCTTCACGCCCGAAGCGCGTAAAGCAAATCGCGCTCTCGTTGATCTCCTGCAGGATTTCGCCGCGAGAAAGCACGCTACTGCATCTCAATTAGCACTCGCATGGCTCCTGGCGCAGAAGCCGTGGATCGTTCCCATTCCCGGCACCACAAAGCTGGAGCGCGTAGAAGAGAACATCGGCGCGACTAACCTCGACCTTACCCCGGACGACCTTCGCGAACTCGACAGTGCCACGGCAAAGATTCCCGTACAAGGCGACCGATACCCCGAAGAAGTAGAGCGCATGACAAACCGCTGA